A genomic region of Arachis hypogaea cultivar Tifrunner chromosome 5, arahy.Tifrunner.gnm2.J5K5, whole genome shotgun sequence contains the following coding sequences:
- the LOC112802148 gene encoding probable polyol transporter 6 has product MQDNNCDHHREEKMKHHHDYYYPLPGSDCSAAKTDEAAESSFYRQHISEEEESISNQRSISHLNNYALAGAILASTNSILLGYDIGVMSGAVIYITKDLHINSVQVEILVGCLNVCSLIGSLASGKTSDVIGRRYTIVLAAVTFFIGALLMGLAPSFPFLMAGRVVAGIGVGFSLMIAPVYVAELSPALTRGFLTSLPEVFINLGILLGYISNYALSSLPCTINWRLMLGLAAIPAAFVAFGVLLMPESPRWLVVKGRYEEARDVLIRTSESKGEAELRLSEISEAADSSRNESNGKGVWKELLVTPSRPVLRILVAAIGVNFFMQASGNDAVMYYSPEVFKEAGINGEKELLSVTIIMGFAKTCFVFLSSLFLDRFGRRPMLLLGSIGMAGSLFVLGLGCNYLQFSDEKPLWAIATCVVALCSSVSFFSIGLGPITWVYSSEIFPLRLRAQGSSLAISVNRLMSGVVSMTFLSISEAITFGGMFGVLAGVMVVGTIFFYFFLPETKGKSLEEIEALFEDEGNTSLRLR; this is encoded by the exons ATGCAAGACAATAATTGTGATCATCATCgagaagagaagatgaagcaccACCATGATTACTACTACCCACTTCCTGGTTCAGATTGTTCTGCTGCAAAAACTGATGAAGCAGCTGAATCAAGCTTCTACAGGCAGCACATatcagaagaagaagagagtATTTCAAACCAAAGAAGCATCTCTCATCTCAACAACTATGCGCTTGCCGGTGCTATTTTGGCTTCCACAAACTCCATTCTCTTAGGCTACG ATATTGGAGTGATGAGTGGTGCTGTGATATACATAACAAAGGATCTCCACATCAATTCAGTTCAAGTTGAAATCCTTGTTGGCTGCTTGAATGTGTGTTCATTGATTGGTTCTCTAGCCTCTGGAAAAACCTCTGATGTGATTGGAAGAAGGTACACAATAGTCCTAGCAGCAGTTACATTCTTCATAGGTGCCTTGTTAATGGGGCTAGCACCTTCATTCCCATTTCTCATGGCCGGCCGTGTTGTCGCCGGCATAGGTGTTGGCTTCTCCCTCATGATTGCCCCTGTCTATGTCGCCGAGCTCTCCCCGGCTCTCACTCGCGGCTTCCTCACTTCCCTACCTGAAGTTTTCATCAATCTTGGCATTCTTCTTGGTTACATATCTAACTATGCTCTATCAAGCCTTCCATGTACCATCAATTGGAGACTCATGCTTGGCCTTGCAGCAATTCCGGCCGCTTTTGTAGCATTCGGCGTCTTATTGATGCCTGAATCGCCTCGTTGGCTTGTGGTTAAAGGAAG GTATGAAGAAGCGAGAGATGTTTTGATTAGAACATCAGAGAGCAAAGGAGAAGCAGAATTAAGGCTTTCTGAGATATCAGAAGCTGCAGATTCTTCTAGAAATGAGAGTAATGGAAAAGGGGTATGGAAGGAATTGCTTGTTACACCTTCTAGGCCTGTGTTGAGGATTCTTGTTGCTGCCATTGGAGTTAACTTCTTCATGCAAGCTTCAGGGAACGATGCTGTGATGTATTATAGCCCTGAAGTGTTCAAGGAAGCAGGGATCAATGGTGAGAAGGAGCTTCTGTCTGTTACAATTATAATGGGATTTGCAAAGACATGCTTTGTTTTCTTGTCATCATTGTTCTTGGATAGGTTTGGGAGGAGGCCCATGTTGTTGTTGGGCTCAATTGGGATGGCAGGCTCATTGTTTGTATTGGGCCTGGGCTGTAACTATCTCCAATTCTCAGATGAGAAGCCCTTATGGGCCATAGCAACGTGTGTGGTTGCTCTTTGTTCAAGTGTGTCATTCTTCTCAATTGGGCTTGGGCCCATTACTTGGGTGTACTCATCAGAGATATTCCCTTTGAGACTGAGGGCCCAAGGTTCAAGCTTGGCTATTTCAGTGAACCGTTTGATGAGTGGGGTGGTGTCTATGACTTTTCTAAGCATTTCAGAGGCTATTACTTTTGGGGGAATGTTTGGTGTGCTTGCTGGTGTAATGGTGGTTGGGacaatattcttttatttttttcttccagAGACCAAAGGAAAAAGCTTAGAGGAGATTGAAGCATTGTTTGAAGATGAAGGAAACACTAGTTTGAGACTAAGGTGA